One region of Candidatus Omnitrophota bacterium genomic DNA includes:
- the trxB gene encoding thioredoxin-disulfide reductase, whose translation MYDLIILGGGAAGLSAGLYASRGGLKTLLLEKGMPGGLALTTDVIENYPGFSDPISGIKLMGGMAEQARNFGVEIVTDNITGITKQKNITTQNGKNYTAQTIIIATGANPRRLGVEGEEKLSGKGVSYCATCDGPLFREKDVVVVGGGNTAIEEALFLTRYVKKVTVIHRRDALRADKILEERAKSNPKIDFFWQAEVRKIIGNDKVDKIKVKVLKSGEIKEIPSQAVFIYVGFQPGTDFLKGIIDMDEQGYIITDENMKTSIDGVYACGDCRKKLLRQIITACSEGAVAAVAALRYLESLPK comes from the coding sequence ATGTATGACCTTATTATCTTAGGCGGCGGTGCTGCGGGACTAAGCGCGGGTCTGTATGCCTCTCGAGGAGGACTTAAAACCCTTTTGCTTGAAAAAGGTATGCCCGGCGGATTGGCGTTGACCACTGATGTTATTGAAAACTATCCCGGTTTTTCCGATCCTATTTCCGGGATTAAGTTAATGGGGGGTATGGCAGAGCAGGCCAGGAATTTTGGGGTAGAAATCGTAACTGATAATATAACAGGAATTACAAAACAAAAAAATATAACAACACAAAATGGAAAGAACTATACTGCTCAAACGATAATTATAGCTACCGGTGCCAATCCAAGAAGGTTAGGGGTTGAAGGAGAAGAAAAACTATCCGGGAAGGGTGTTTCCTATTGCGCTACCTGTGATGGCCCGTTATTTAGAGAAAAAGATGTAGTAGTTGTGGGCGGCGGCAACACAGCGATTGAAGAAGCATTGTTTTTAACCAGGTATGTAAAAAAGGTAACGGTAATTCATCGTCGTGATGCCTTAAGAGCCGATAAGATATTAGAAGAAAGGGCCAAATCTAATCCGAAAATAGATTTTTTCTGGCAGGCTGAGGTCAGGAAAATTATAGGTAATGATAAAGTAGATAAGATAAAAGTTAAAGTTCTAAAGAGTGGTGAGATTAAAGAAATTCCCTCCCAGGCTGTTTTTATTTATGTTGGTTTCCAGCCCGGTACGGATTTTTTGAAGGGTATTATAGATATGGATGAGCAAGGTTACATAATTACTGATGAAAATATGAAAACTTCGATTGACGGGGTCTATGCCTGTGGAGATTGCAGAAAGAAGTTACTGCGTCAGATAATTACCGCCTGCAGTGAAGGCGCGGTTGCGGCTGTAGCTGCATTGCGTTATCTGGAAAGTCTACCTAAATAA
- a CDS encoding sulfide-dependent adenosine diphosphate thiazole synthase, whose translation MKLDEVVISKAIIDSFSEKLKKGLQTDVVIAGAGPAGLVASYRLAKKKLKVVLFERKLSIGGGIWGGGIMFNKIVVQKKAKHILDQFGINSTLYQKGYYLADAVETASTLCSKAAKAGVQIFNLMSVEDVMIRHRKVAGVVINWSAVDIAGFHVDPIAVSAKFTIDATGHGSELARLIENKMDVNLNTETGKVLGEKPMWAEAGEEAILKNTAEIFPNLYVAGMAANAVYGAPRMGPIFGGMLLSGEKAARLITKRI comes from the coding sequence ATGAAGCTCGATGAGGTGGTGATATCTAAGGCCATTATTGACAGCTTTTCGGAGAAGCTGAAGAAGGGGCTGCAAACAGATGTAGTTATTGCCGGTGCTGGTCCGGCAGGACTGGTGGCCTCTTATCGCCTGGCCAAAAAAAAATTAAAAGTAGTCTTGTTTGAACGAAAGTTGAGTATCGGTGGCGGAATATGGGGCGGCGGGATAATGTTTAATAAGATAGTGGTCCAAAAAAAGGCCAAACATATCCTGGATCAGTTTGGAATTAATTCAACGCTATATCAGAAAGGATATTATCTGGCAGATGCTGTTGAAACAGCTTCTACTTTGTGCTCCAAAGCCGCAAAGGCGGGTGTTCAAATTTTTAACCTGATGAGCGTGGAAGATGTAATGATAAGGCACCGGAAGGTAGCAGGTGTAGTAATTAACTGGAGCGCAGTGGACATTGCCGGTTTTCATGTTGACCCGATAGCTGTCAGCGCTAAATTCACCATAGATGCTACCGGCCATGGGTCTGAATTAGCCAGGCTTATCGAAAACAAGATGGATGTGAACTTAAATACCGAGACCGGTAAAGTATTGGGCGAAAAACCGATGTGGGCAGAGGCAGGGGAAGAAGCTATATTAAAAAATACAGCAGAAATTTTCCCCAATCTCTATGTAGCGGGTATGGCCGCCAATGCAGTGTATGGTGCCCCCCGGATGGGTCCGATCTTCGGCGGGATGCTGCTTTCAGGAGAAAAGGCAGCGCGTTTGATAACTAAGAGAATATAA
- the trxA gene encoding thioredoxin, translated as METEREMEINLNDETFKKEVLESDLPVLVDFWAPWCGPCIMISPIVKEIAADYQGKLKVCKLNVDEGRNTAIEYEIMSIPTMAVFKDGKIAQKIIGVVPKAELEAKIKPYV; from the coding sequence ATGGAGACCGAGAGAGAAATGGAAATTAATTTAAACGATGAAACCTTTAAAAAAGAGGTATTAGAATCAGACCTTCCGGTGCTGGTAGACTTTTGGGCTCCCTGGTGCGGACCATGTATTATGATCAGCCCGATAGTCAAAGAAATAGCTGCTGATTATCAGGGAAAGCTGAAGGTCTGCAAGCTAAATGTAGATGAAGGCCGCAATACTGCCATAGAATACGAGATTATGAGCATACCCACCATGGCTGTTTTTAAAGATGGCAAGATAGCGCAAAAAATTATAGGGGTTGTGCCTAAGGCCGAACTGGAAGCAAAAATTAAGCCGTATGTATGA
- a CDS encoding 4Fe-4S binding protein, translating to MSAKVDASKCNACGACVKVCPVEAITMDDVAVIDPEKCVDCGTCVDECPKKAISMK from the coding sequence GTGTCAGCAAAAGTAGATGCAAGTAAATGTAATGCGTGCGGGGCCTGTGTTAAGGTCTGTCCGGTAGAAGCAATTACCATGGACGATGTGGCAGTGATAGACCCTGAGAAATGCGTGGACTGCGGAACCTGTGTTGACGAATGCCCCAAGAAGGCGATCAGTATGAAATAA